One region of Streptomyces capillispiralis genomic DNA includes:
- a CDS encoding lasso peptide biosynthesis B2 protein: MTDRTGPQPVTIPLRRRLLARLAVTLARPLASARPHHIRAVLHLLRRKAAPATRHQAAAARQAVVTVSPRCASDWSCLQRSLATVLLCRAWGVWPTWCTGVRTDPFRAHAWVAVGSEAVDEPDHAGGYTPVITIPPLPPTGHPS; the protein is encoded by the coding sequence ATGACCGACCGCACCGGACCACAGCCGGTCACCATCCCGCTCCGCCGACGCCTCCTCGCCCGGCTGGCCGTGACCCTGGCCCGCCCGCTGGCCAGCGCCCGCCCGCACCACATCCGCGCAGTCCTCCACCTGCTACGCCGCAAAGCCGCCCCCGCCACCCGGCACCAGGCCGCCGCGGCCAGACAGGCCGTGGTCACTGTCAGCCCACGCTGCGCCAGCGACTGGAGCTGCCTGCAACGCTCACTGGCCACCGTCCTGCTGTGCCGAGCCTGGGGGGTTTGGCCCACCTGGTGCACCGGTGTGCGTACCGATCCCTTCCGCGCCCATGCCTGGGTCGCTGTCGGTTCCGAGGCCGTGGACGAGCCCGACCACGCAGGCGGCTACACGCCCGTCATCACGATCCCGCCCCTCCCACCCACCGGGCACCCTTCCTGA
- a CDS encoding lasso peptide biosynthesis PqqD family chaperone, with translation MPLSLPAHVTAVDTDDGAMVLLDERTGKYRQLNPSGALILRLLLQGAPAQTAAAALAQRYPQAHADVDADVARFIKALRQTGLLRD, from the coding sequence ATGCCGCTGTCCCTGCCCGCGCACGTGACCGCAGTCGACACCGACGACGGCGCGATGGTCCTGCTGGACGAGCGCACCGGAAAATACCGCCAGTTGAACCCGAGCGGGGCACTCATCCTGCGCCTGTTGCTGCAGGGCGCCCCTGCCCAGACCGCCGCGGCTGCCCTGGCCCAGCGCTACCCGCAGGCACATGCCGACGTCGACGCGGACGTCGCACGCTTCATCAAAGCCCTCCGACAGACCGGACTACTGCGGGACTGA
- a CDS encoding asparagine synthase-related protein — protein MGGWWVMLPDTASAAVVARRLCQEGVRSVSHASGRPWLIGCWDARQEVSARAGEVRVVVLGRSSVRAEVLGRRLERVRRPSEVEQAVGGVAGSFHVLASVGGRVWARGTASAACRVFTTRIGELPVAAGRADVLAALSGASPDWEMLALRLMSPPVTSTVLADRTVWQNVHAVPAQEVVAWERDGRRALAACWWRPPEPHLSLKEAAAEVRTALVEAVGTCTAAGGTISADASGGLDSTSLCFLAAREAGHLVTIHWEGRDPQNDDGVWATRVREALPSAAHLVVPAGQSPDWFTGVGGLRLPSEEPCPWVRDFAKQSDLLQRVAAHGSRLHLGGGGGDELFTPYLAYLQDLAAAKPWRVWGQLRHHHHQWRVSRLSQARSVLERTSYRRWLLDAAGHLALAPQSGFAGMLGWQPEPRAPGWTTPEAVATMKRALRTVAANNPQPLSPHRSVHAVLQQVREGGNTVRVMNQTMQGPDIALPYTDDAVVTAALSVRPPEAVQPGTVKPLLGTALTGIVPAHILARQTKGTYDADFYQALRRHRGQLLALAEDSLLARAGLIDAQRLRGAVHFHANHADTAPLIYTVGCEVWLRSLEGGSPASVPHVLSQGAP, from the coding sequence GTGGGTGGCTGGTGGGTGATGCTGCCGGACACCGCGTCGGCTGCTGTTGTGGCGAGGCGGCTGTGCCAGGAGGGGGTGCGCAGCGTGTCGCATGCGTCGGGACGGCCCTGGCTGATCGGCTGCTGGGATGCCCGGCAGGAGGTGTCGGCGCGGGCGGGTGAGGTACGGGTCGTGGTTCTGGGCCGGAGTTCCGTGCGGGCGGAGGTGCTGGGGCGGCGGCTTGAGCGGGTGCGTCGGCCTTCGGAGGTGGAGCAGGCGGTAGGGGGTGTGGCGGGCAGTTTTCACGTGCTGGCGTCGGTGGGCGGGCGGGTGTGGGCACGCGGTACGGCGTCGGCCGCCTGCCGCGTGTTCACCACCCGCATCGGTGAGCTACCGGTGGCGGCCGGCCGCGCCGATGTGCTGGCCGCCTTGTCGGGGGCGAGCCCTGACTGGGAGATGCTGGCTTTACGGCTCATGTCCCCTCCGGTGACATCAACCGTCCTTGCCGACCGGACCGTCTGGCAGAACGTGCACGCGGTCCCTGCGCAGGAGGTAGTGGCGTGGGAGCGTGACGGGCGGCGGGCGTTGGCGGCGTGCTGGTGGCGTCCCCCCGAGCCCCACCTGTCGTTGAAGGAGGCCGCCGCAGAGGTCCGCACCGCGCTGGTGGAAGCAGTTGGCACCTGTACGGCTGCCGGCGGCACGATCAGCGCAGATGCGTCTGGGGGGCTGGATTCGACGAGCCTGTGCTTTCTGGCAGCACGGGAGGCCGGGCATCTGGTCACCATCCACTGGGAGGGACGCGACCCGCAGAACGACGACGGCGTCTGGGCCACCCGTGTGCGCGAAGCGCTGCCCTCGGCCGCCCACCTGGTCGTGCCCGCCGGGCAGTCACCCGACTGGTTCACCGGCGTGGGTGGGTTGCGGCTGCCCAGCGAGGAACCCTGCCCCTGGGTACGGGACTTCGCCAAACAGTCCGACCTGCTGCAGCGGGTCGCCGCCCATGGCTCCCGGCTACATCTGGGCGGTGGCGGCGGCGACGAGTTGTTCACCCCTTACCTCGCCTACCTGCAGGATTTGGCCGCCGCCAAGCCGTGGCGGGTGTGGGGCCAGCTGCGCCACCACCACCATCAGTGGCGTGTCAGCCGCCTCTCGCAGGCGCGCAGCGTCCTGGAGCGGACCTCGTACCGGCGGTGGTTGCTGGACGCCGCCGGGCACCTGGCGCTCGCACCACAGTCAGGATTCGCCGGCATGCTCGGCTGGCAACCCGAACCGCGCGCTCCGGGCTGGACCACCCCCGAGGCGGTGGCGACGATGAAAAGAGCCCTGCGAACTGTGGCTGCCAACAACCCGCAACCACTTTCACCGCATCGGTCCGTGCACGCCGTACTGCAACAAGTCCGTGAGGGCGGCAACACAGTGCGCGTGATGAACCAGACGATGCAGGGCCCTGATATCGCTCTGCCGTACACCGACGACGCAGTCGTCACCGCCGCCTTGTCGGTCCGCCCACCGGAGGCCGTACAACCCGGCACGGTCAAACCCCTGCTCGGCACCGCCCTGACCGGCATCGTGCCCGCCCACATCCTGGCACGTCAGACCAAGGGCACCTACGACGCCGACTTCTACCAGGCGCTGCGCCGCCACCGTGGACAGCTCCTCGCCCTGGCCGAGGACTCGCTGCTGGCTCGGGCCGGCCTGATCGACGCCCAACGGCTGCGCGGCGCTGTCCACTTCCATGCCAACCACGCCGACACCGCCCCGCTGATCTACACAGTGGGCTGCGAAGTCTGGCTGCGCTCGTTGGAAGGCGGCAGCCCGGCCTCGGTGCCGCACGTGCTGTCACAAGGAGCACCGTGA
- a CDS encoding lasso RiPP family leader peptide-containing protein — MENQEEVYEAPMLSEAGDFNEITRGSWLGQHIEGGPPPFQLRP, encoded by the coding sequence ATGGAAAACCAGGAAGAGGTCTACGAGGCGCCCATGCTGAGTGAGGCGGGCGACTTCAATGAGATCACCCGCGGCTCGTGGCTTGGCCAGCACATCGAGGGCGGTCCCCCGCCGTTCCAGCTCCGCCCCTGA
- a CDS encoding DUF5958 family protein — protein sequence MGALPWAVLALTWCNGPQASTVVHRCSSALSRSWTRTRDADHPQGATRVRLGSLLPASDGFCGQARAREEDVPASIARSGIRPTQTPAVMLTKRRFGMEALPAYEPGYRAGCCCGGAVVPAGLPGGSCRWRGLSHPADAAVPVSWFLGLSAAWRMPGN from the coding sequence GTGGGGGCGCTGCCTTGGGCTGTCCTGGCTCTCACCTGGTGCAACGGTCCACAGGCGTCCACGGTTGTCCACCGCTGTTCGTCTGCGTTGTCACGCAGTTGGACACGCACTCGGGACGCGGACCACCCGCAAGGTGCTACGCGGGTTCGACTGGGGAGCCTGCTGCCTGCCTCAGATGGCTTCTGCGGGCAGGCCCGCGCTCGCGAAGAGGACGTGCCGGCGAGCATCGCGCGTTCCGGCATTCGCCCCACTCAGACGCCGGCGGTGATGCTCACGAAGCGGCGCTTCGGGATGGAAGCACTTCCGGCCTACGAACCCGGATACCGAGCGGGCTGCTGTTGTGGCGGGGCGGTTGTGCCAGCTGGTTTGCCTGGTGGGAGCTGCCGGTGGCGCGGCCTTTCGCATCCTGCGGATGCTGCCGTCCCGGTCAGCTGGTTCCTCGGCCTGTCGGCGGCCTGGCGGATGCCGGGAAACTGA
- a CDS encoding amidase, with the protein MDWNLPTAGQQAAALRAGEVTSEELTDEAIARIERHDDAINAICVPDFDRARAAARGADRARARGEERPLLGIPVTVKESYDIAGLPTTWGMPPYRDFVPAEDAVQVSRLRAAGAVVLGKTNVPLGLQDVQTFNDIYGTTNNPWDHRRTSGGSSGGSAAALASGFGALSIGSDLAGSLRTPAHFCGIYAHKPTLGLAASRGMVVPPGPALPVEQDFAVVGPMARTARDLTLLLDVMAGPDPLTHGRAYHLTLPPARHERLRDFRVLVLDEHPLVPTGSAVRAGVHRVADALADGGARVERYSPLLPDLAEAAVLYTKFLFSGSVARFPIETYEQLQARAAGLSPDDESLDAARLRGMVLSHRDFIGLNNSRELHRHGWRQFFTEFDAVVCPITPTPAFPHDHTPDLMKRRIDIDGADHPYFDQLVWAGLATMPGLPATAVPASRSPEGLPVGVQLIGPMHEDRTPLRLAELLEPRIGGFRAPQEAGG; encoded by the coding sequence ATGGACTGGAATCTCCCGACGGCCGGACAACAAGCGGCTGCTCTGCGTGCCGGTGAAGTGACCTCGGAGGAGCTGACCGACGAGGCGATCGCCCGTATCGAACGGCACGACGATGCGATCAACGCGATCTGCGTGCCGGACTTCGACCGCGCACGGGCCGCCGCACGCGGCGCCGACCGGGCGCGTGCCCGCGGTGAGGAACGGCCGCTGCTGGGCATCCCGGTGACCGTCAAGGAGTCGTACGACATCGCGGGCCTCCCCACGACCTGGGGAATGCCGCCGTACCGGGACTTCGTGCCGGCCGAGGACGCGGTGCAGGTGTCGCGGCTCAGGGCCGCGGGCGCGGTGGTGCTCGGCAAGACCAACGTCCCCCTGGGACTGCAGGACGTGCAGACCTTCAACGACATCTACGGCACCACCAACAACCCGTGGGACCACCGCCGTACGTCGGGCGGATCCTCCGGCGGCTCGGCGGCGGCCCTGGCGTCCGGTTTCGGCGCCCTCTCCATCGGCTCCGACCTCGCCGGTTCCCTGCGCACCCCCGCGCACTTCTGCGGCATCTACGCGCACAAGCCGACCCTCGGCCTTGCGGCGAGCCGCGGCATGGTCGTGCCGCCCGGGCCGGCCCTGCCGGTGGAACAGGACTTCGCCGTCGTCGGCCCGATGGCTCGCACCGCGCGCGACCTCACGCTCCTGCTCGACGTCATGGCCGGCCCCGACCCGCTGACGCACGGTAGGGCGTACCACCTGACACTGCCGCCCGCGCGCCACGAACGGCTCCGCGACTTCCGCGTCCTGGTCCTCGACGAGCACCCGCTCGTCCCGACCGGATCCGCCGTACGGGCGGGCGTGCACCGGGTGGCCGACGCGCTGGCCGACGGCGGCGCCCGCGTCGAGCGGTACAGCCCGCTGCTGCCCGACTTGGCCGAGGCCGCCGTGCTCTACACGAAGTTCCTCTTCTCGGGCTCCGTCGCCCGCTTCCCCATCGAGACGTACGAGCAGCTGCAGGCCCGCGCCGCCGGACTGAGCCCGGACGACGAAAGCCTCGACGCGGCGCGGCTGCGCGGCATGGTGCTCAGCCACCGCGACTTCATCGGGCTGAACAACTCCCGCGAGCTCCACCGCCACGGCTGGCGGCAGTTCTTCACCGAGTTCGACGCCGTGGTGTGCCCCATCACGCCCACTCCCGCCTTCCCGCACGACCACACGCCCGACCTGATGAAGCGCCGGATCGACATCGACGGCGCCGACCATCCGTACTTCGACCAGCTCGTCTGGGCCGGCCTGGCCACGATGCCCGGCCTACCCGCCACCGCCGTACCCGCGAGCCGGTCACCCGAGGGCCTCCCGGTGGGAGTGCAACTCATCGGCCCCATGCACGAGGACCGCACCCCCCTACGACTGGCCGAACTACTCGAACCCCGCATCGGCGGCTTCCGCGCACCACAGGAGGCAGGTGGCTGA
- a CDS encoding hemolysin family protein, with the protein MSFPLALFVTVLLLIGSGFFVAAEFALVAAKRHRMEKAAAEGRRGAGAALAGMRELSLMLAGAQLGITVCTLGLGSVSKPAISHELDPLLHRLGLPSAVSYGIAFAVAMIVVVFLHMVVGEMAPKSWAIAHPERSAMLLSPPFRGLVKLVRPLILVLNKVSNGLVRLCRVTPRDELASVHNREQLTHLVEESERLGLISKDDSELITNSLTEPQTPVGDLQIPEADITSVPAGAGLDTVLATAAEHDRSRLLVRDGARVVGSLHARDVLIARGRGRTATARDLARPVPELAARDTVSHAIEQLRQRRSTLAVVRDDNGRLTGMVTLDDLLARLLHPQEPGTPPAHPRPTSTPTQT; encoded by the coding sequence ATGAGCTTCCCGCTGGCACTCTTCGTCACCGTGCTGCTGCTGATCGGCAGCGGGTTCTTCGTCGCCGCCGAGTTCGCGTTGGTCGCCGCCAAACGGCACCGCATGGAGAAGGCCGCGGCCGAAGGCCGGCGCGGAGCGGGCGCCGCGCTGGCCGGCATGCGCGAACTGTCACTGATGCTGGCCGGCGCCCAACTCGGCATCACCGTGTGCACCCTGGGCCTGGGCTCGGTGTCCAAGCCCGCGATCTCGCACGAACTCGACCCGCTGCTGCACCGGCTCGGCCTGCCCAGCGCCGTCAGCTACGGCATCGCGTTCGCCGTGGCCATGATCGTGGTGGTGTTCCTGCACATGGTGGTCGGCGAGATGGCCCCCAAGTCATGGGCCATCGCTCACCCCGAACGCTCCGCCATGCTGCTCTCCCCGCCCTTCCGCGGCCTGGTCAAGCTGGTCCGTCCGCTGATCCTCGTACTCAACAAGGTGAGCAACGGCCTGGTACGGCTGTGCCGCGTCACCCCGCGCGACGAGCTGGCCTCGGTCCACAACCGCGAACAGCTCACCCACCTCGTGGAGGAGTCCGAGCGGCTCGGCCTGATCAGCAAGGACGACTCCGAACTGATCACCAACTCGCTCACCGAACCCCAGACCCCGGTGGGCGACCTCCAGATCCCGGAAGCCGACATCACCTCCGTGCCGGCCGGGGCCGGCCTCGACACCGTCCTCGCCACCGCGGCCGAGCACGACCGGAGCCGGCTGCTGGTACGCGACGGAGCGCGGGTCGTCGGCTCCCTGCACGCACGCGACGTCCTGATCGCCCGCGGCCGCGGCCGCACCGCCACCGCGCGGGACCTCGCCCGCCCGGTCCCGGAGCTGGCCGCACGGGACACCGTGAGCCACGCCATCGAGCAACTGCGCCAGCGCCGGTCCACCCTGGCCGTCGTACGCGACGACAACGGACGGCTCACCGGCATGGTCACACTGGACGACCTGCTGGCCCGACTCCTGCACCCCCAGGAGCCCGGCACCCCACCGGCCCACCCGCGACCGACGTCGACGCCGACGCAGACCTAG
- a CDS encoding hemolysin family protein yields the protein MSAVEAWLGLLAVLVLTAGTGYFVAQEFAYVSADRLALAREAEAGDRRAARALKVLERLSFMLSGAQLGITVTGLVVGFIAEPSVSALLKPVLSGLGVPDAAVSGISVVLAFVGATLVQMVLGELAPKNLALAVPERLAKSLSGSTLAYLKIVGPVVRVFDGAANRLLHKAGIEPVEELHHGATLEELGHLIGESHEQGQLPKGTAELLDHALEFSDRTLDEVMVPRADSVFVRKDATAAEAIDLIGEHGHSNYPVLGDHPDDITGVLGVRELMRLPADRMTMTTAGALARRPLLLPDTLPLPDAVEQMRTCGDEFAVVLDEHGGVAGLVTYEDIAEELVGDIADESDTVTEVALPDGRGWLVDAGRRLDEVAEATGIELPEEEDYDTVAGLIVDRLGRFPTVGDRLTVTLSDGGGVAIDVRTLDRHVPERVRLERVPAPGTTAVTAGEEDLA from the coding sequence ATGAGTGCCGTGGAAGCCTGGCTCGGCCTGCTGGCCGTGCTCGTCCTGACCGCCGGGACCGGCTATTTCGTCGCCCAGGAATTCGCCTACGTCTCCGCCGACCGGCTCGCCCTCGCCCGTGAGGCCGAGGCCGGGGACAGGCGGGCCGCCCGAGCCCTGAAGGTGCTGGAGCGGCTGTCCTTCATGCTGTCCGGCGCCCAGCTCGGCATCACGGTGACCGGCCTGGTCGTCGGCTTCATCGCGGAGCCGTCGGTGTCCGCGCTGCTGAAGCCCGTACTGTCCGGCCTCGGTGTCCCCGACGCCGCCGTCAGCGGCATCTCCGTCGTGCTCGCCTTCGTGGGCGCCACGCTCGTGCAGATGGTGCTGGGCGAGCTGGCCCCGAAGAACCTCGCCCTGGCCGTCCCCGAGCGGCTGGCGAAGTCGCTGTCCGGGTCCACGCTGGCGTACCTGAAGATCGTCGGCCCCGTCGTGCGCGTCTTCGACGGGGCGGCGAACAGGCTGCTGCACAAGGCCGGCATCGAGCCGGTCGAGGAGCTGCACCACGGCGCCACGCTGGAGGAGCTGGGCCACCTGATCGGCGAGTCCCACGAACAGGGCCAGCTGCCCAAGGGCACCGCGGAGCTGCTCGACCACGCCCTGGAGTTCTCCGACCGCACGCTGGACGAGGTGATGGTCCCCCGCGCGGACTCCGTCTTCGTCCGCAAGGACGCCACCGCCGCCGAGGCGATCGACCTCATCGGCGAGCACGGCCACTCCAACTACCCGGTCCTCGGCGACCACCCCGACGACATCACCGGTGTCCTCGGCGTACGGGAGCTGATGCGGCTGCCCGCCGACCGCATGACCATGACGACCGCGGGCGCGCTGGCCCGGCGCCCGCTGCTGCTGCCCGACACCCTGCCCCTGCCCGACGCGGTCGAGCAGATGCGGACCTGCGGCGACGAGTTCGCCGTGGTCCTCGACGAGCACGGCGGCGTGGCCGGCCTCGTCACCTACGAGGACATCGCCGAGGAACTGGTCGGCGACATCGCCGACGAGTCGGACACCGTCACCGAGGTGGCGCTCCCGGACGGGCGGGGCTGGCTGGTGGACGCCGGCCGCCGGCTGGACGAGGTGGCCGAGGCCACCGGCATCGAGCTGCCCGAGGAGGAGGACTACGACACCGTGGCCGGCCTGATCGTCGACCGGCTCGGCCGCTTCCCGACCGTCGGGGACCGGCTCACGGTCACGCTGTCCGACGGGGGCGGCGTCGCGATCGACGTACGGACCCTCGACCGGCACGTACCCGAGCGCGTCCGCCTGGAACGGGTGCCCGCGCCCGGCACCACCGCCGTCACGGCCGGTGAGGAGGACCTGGCATGA
- a CDS encoding sporulation protein, whose protein sequence is MVFKRLLGSLGVGGPTVDTVLDPGAARPGGTLTGQVHLKGGNADFDIDHIALELVARVEVEHEEGESEGVAAFERFTVGGGFRLAEGEERSVPFSVTLPWETPVTELYGQDLGIVLGVRTELAVAGAKDKGDLDRLAVAPLPVQEAVLEALGQLGHGFKSADLEYGRIGGTGQQLPFYQEIELVPAPQYAHLVNEIELTFLAHPGGMDVVLEADRRGGPFSAGHDALTLFTVGHHDVRDWNTEVDGWIRRLVEHRASYGSPAPYGHDGHPGHGHGHGDHHHGDHHHGDQHHDGHRSGPGMGTVVAAGAAGLAVGVVGGMVAAEVVDEVGDFFEGEEEEG, encoded by the coding sequence ATGGTGTTCAAACGACTGCTCGGATCGCTCGGTGTCGGCGGCCCCACGGTCGACACGGTCCTCGACCCGGGTGCCGCCCGCCCCGGTGGCACCCTGACCGGGCAGGTCCACCTCAAGGGCGGCAACGCCGACTTCGACATCGACCACATCGCCCTGGAGCTGGTGGCCCGGGTCGAGGTCGAGCACGAGGAGGGGGAGAGCGAGGGGGTCGCCGCGTTCGAGCGGTTCACCGTCGGCGGGGGCTTCCGGCTCGCCGAGGGCGAGGAGCGCTCCGTACCGTTCAGCGTGACCCTGCCCTGGGAGACGCCCGTCACCGAGCTGTACGGACAGGACCTGGGCATCGTCCTCGGCGTGCGGACCGAGCTTGCCGTGGCCGGGGCCAAGGACAAGGGCGACCTGGACCGGCTGGCCGTCGCCCCGCTGCCCGTCCAGGAGGCGGTCCTCGAGGCGCTCGGGCAGCTCGGCCACGGCTTCAAGTCCGCGGACCTGGAGTACGGGCGCATCGGCGGCACCGGCCAGCAGCTGCCGTTCTACCAGGAGATCGAGCTGGTCCCGGCCCCGCAGTACGCGCACCTGGTCAACGAGATCGAGCTGACCTTCCTCGCCCACCCCGGCGGCATGGACGTCGTCCTGGAAGCCGACCGGCGCGGTGGCCCGTTCTCCGCCGGCCACGACGCGCTCACCCTCTTCACCGTGGGCCACCACGACGTCCGCGACTGGAACACCGAGGTCGACGGCTGGATCCGCCGGCTGGTCGAGCACCGGGCGTCGTACGGCTCCCCCGCCCCGTACGGGCACGACGGTCACCCGGGGCACGGGCACGGGCACGGCGATCACCACCACGGAGATCACCACCACGGCGATCAGCATCACGACGGCCACCGCTCCGGCCCGGGCATGGGCACCGTCGTCGCCGCGGGCGCGGCCGGGCTCGCGGTCGGGGTCGTCGGCGGCATGGTCGCGGCCGAAGTGGTCGACGAGGTCGGGGACTTCTTCGAAGGGGAGGAAGAGGAGGGCTGA
- a CDS encoding tellurite resistance TerB family protein — protein MALWDRIKDSATQMQTQLVAKRNDLKSGAFRDAGMAMCALVAAADGTIDPPERRRVAQLIATNEVLQNFDAMDLQRRFEDNLDKLTADFDFGKVSVLQEIAKAKKKPAEARAVIQIGIVIGGADGDFDATEQAVVREACFALGLPPHEFDL, from the coding sequence ATGGCCCTGTGGGACCGCATCAAGGACTCCGCCACGCAGATGCAGACGCAGCTCGTGGCGAAGCGGAACGACCTCAAGAGCGGCGCCTTCCGCGACGCCGGCATGGCGATGTGCGCGCTGGTCGCGGCAGCCGACGGCACCATCGACCCGCCCGAGCGGCGCCGCGTGGCGCAGCTGATCGCCACCAACGAGGTGTTGCAGAACTTCGACGCCATGGATCTGCAGCGCCGGTTCGAGGACAACCTCGACAAGCTCACGGCCGACTTCGATTTCGGCAAGGTGAGCGTGCTCCAGGAGATCGCCAAGGCGAAGAAGAAGCCCGCCGAGGCGCGGGCCGTCATCCAGATCGGCATCGTGATCGGCGGTGCGGACGGCGACTTCGACGCGACCGAGCAGGCCGTCGTCCGCGAGGCGTGCTTCGCGCTGGGCCTGCCGCCGCACGAGTTCGACCTCTGA
- a CDS encoding M56 family metallopeptidase — MGVFVFLPLVLPLSAWPIARLAEQRLHPRTATRLLTGVAAVMAVCSSVCLGLLMVVGTAQLPGNPLPDGWSDPEVREAVPYDEIAGRVAIPALCAVVVACGRLLWRHGRVRRRAHRALAGLPDTEVAVLPDDIAYAYVLPGGRRDRVVVTTALLDCLEPAERRALFAHERAHLAARHHRFLLAVQLAARANPFLRPLRTAVAYTAERWADEEAAQAVGSRRTVARAIGKAALVSRGTPAATLAGFAAPGPVPRRVAALLGPAPAVRSWPSVFTAVGLAAWGAAAGTAVSAMSSANSAVTMVLILRAATPL; from the coding sequence ATGGGGGTCTTCGTCTTTCTGCCGCTGGTCCTGCCGCTGAGCGCCTGGCCGATCGCGCGCCTGGCCGAGCAGCGGCTCCATCCGCGTACCGCGACCAGGCTGCTGACCGGGGTCGCCGCGGTGATGGCGGTGTGCAGTTCGGTGTGCCTGGGCCTGCTGATGGTGGTGGGCACCGCCCAGCTGCCCGGCAACCCGCTGCCCGACGGCTGGTCGGACCCCGAGGTGCGCGAGGCGGTGCCGTACGACGAGATCGCCGGCAGGGTGGCCATCCCCGCGCTGTGCGCGGTCGTGGTGGCGTGCGGCCGGCTGCTGTGGCGGCACGGCCGCGTGCGGCGCCGGGCCCACCGGGCGCTGGCCGGGCTGCCGGACACCGAGGTCGCCGTCCTGCCGGACGACATCGCGTACGCGTACGTGCTGCCCGGAGGACGCCGGGACCGCGTGGTGGTGACCACCGCCCTGCTGGACTGCCTCGAACCCGCCGAGCGGCGCGCCCTGTTCGCCCACGAACGGGCCCACCTGGCGGCACGGCACCACCGTTTCCTGCTGGCCGTCCAGCTGGCCGCGCGCGCCAACCCGTTCCTGCGTCCGCTGCGCACGGCGGTGGCGTACACGGCGGAACGGTGGGCGGACGAGGAGGCGGCCCAGGCGGTCGGCAGCCGTCGGACCGTGGCCCGCGCCATCGGCAAGGCGGCCCTGGTGTCCCGGGGGACGCCCGCCGCCACGCTCGCGGGCTTCGCGGCCCCGGGACCGGTGCCGCGCCGTGTGGCGGCCCTGCTCGGCCCGGCGCCCGCGGTGCGCAGTTGGCCGTCGGTGTTCACCGCGGTGGGGCTGGCGGCGTGGGGCGCGGCCGCGGGGACGGCCGTATCGGCGATGTCGTCCGCGAACTCGGCGGTGACGATGGTCCTCATCCTGCGCGCGGCCACCCCCCTCTGA
- a CDS encoding BlaI/MecI/CopY family transcriptional regulator, producing the protein MTDHRQRPRRRGQGELEALVLSALCEADGPATVGWVQERLGGDLAYTTVITILTRLLSKGAVTRERAGRSFVWTPASDQAGLAAHKMRKVLDAENDREAVLASFVTSLGPDDERLLRDLLGRPRGEGED; encoded by the coding sequence GTGACGGATCACCGGCAGCGTCCCCGGCGGCGGGGGCAGGGGGAGCTGGAGGCGCTCGTCTTGTCGGCGCTGTGCGAGGCGGACGGCCCGGCGACGGTCGGCTGGGTGCAGGAGCGCCTCGGCGGCGACCTCGCCTACACGACCGTCATCACGATCCTGACCCGGCTGCTCTCCAAGGGAGCGGTGACGCGGGAGCGGGCGGGCCGGTCCTTCGTCTGGACGCCCGCCTCCGACCAGGCGGGACTGGCCGCGCACAAGATGCGCAAGGTACTGGACGCCGAGAACGACCGGGAGGCCGTGCTGGCCAGCTTCGTCACCAGCCTCGGCCCGGACGACGAGCGGCTGCTCCGCGACCTGCTGGGCCGGCCGCGCGGCGAAGGGGAAGACTGA
- a CDS encoding TerD family protein: MGVSLSKGGNVSLSKEAPGLTAVLVGLGWDVRTTTGTDYDLDASALLLDATGRVPSDRHFVFYNNLTSPDGSVEHTGDNLTGEGEGDDEAVKVNLVAVPAEVDRIVFPVSIHDAENRGQSFGQVRNAFIRVVNQADGVEIARYDLSEDASTETAMVFGELYRNGAEWKFRAVGQGYASGLAGIASDFGVGV, from the coding sequence GTGGGAGTTTCCCTGTCCAAGGGCGGCAACGTCTCACTCAGCAAGGAGGCGCCGGGACTGACCGCCGTCCTGGTCGGACTGGGCTGGGACGTGCGCACGACCACCGGCACCGACTACGACCTCGACGCCTCGGCCCTCCTGCTGGACGCCACCGGCAGGGTGCCGTCGGACCGGCACTTCGTCTTCTACAACAACCTCACCAGCCCGGACGGTTCGGTGGAGCACACCGGCGACAACCTCACCGGTGAGGGCGAGGGCGACGACGAGGCGGTGAAGGTGAACCTCGTCGCCGTGCCCGCCGAGGTCGACCGGATCGTGTTCCCCGTGTCGATCCACGACGCCGAGAACCGCGGCCAGTCCTTCGGCCAGGTCCGCAACGCCTTCATCCGCGTCGTCAACCAGGCCGACGGCGTCGAGATCGCCCGCTACGACCTGTCCGAGGACGCCTCCACCGAGACGGCGATGGTCTTCGGCGAGCTGTACCGCAACGGTGCCGAGTGGAAGTTCCGCGCGGTGGGCCAGGGTTACGCGTCCGGTCTGGCCGGCATCGCCTCCGACTTCGGCGTCGGCGTCTGA